A single Pieris rapae chromosome 2, ilPieRapa1.1, whole genome shotgun sequence DNA region contains:
- the LOC111004090 gene encoding tenascin isoform X1 yields MCLKLIVIFMLSCDIFVESLKAGSPGVCVVKSSARKTRVKPIQVAINKWCGKKKCVVRRTKLETYVALRTQTVCCSGWQYNENNSCAPFCSTGCNGGRCTAPDTCTCDPPAVSHPEHKNTCITPQCNPPCVNGQCINDTCVCQDNYEKLNETHCYHCESGFSLAANFTCVKCQCENGSCVNNTCVCDTGFVLKDNHCEPICEGCNGRCIRPNVCRCHDGYTYAKGKCEPICNNCNGTCVGPNVCQCFDGYINVGGRCVPQCSCEKCLAPNVCNCSDGYRSDNGTCVPICTECVNGYCSAPDICSCNEGFMKSSDGVCQACSEVCTCNANGECLEEICQLYGKRVSKTVCCLGYTYDSSSNSCRAKCDKGCNNGTCVTPNNCVCPPPLVLLNGKECVSPICDQPCTHGQCTARNVCTCDIGYAPVDQFTCKPVCDPACENGRCVAPNTCTCSVGYTLINKTCQPVCDECDNGECVAPNLCKCNPGYTKQNSICLPDCQRPCVNGFCSGPDKCTCTAGFAVDPVDRFNCQPICETPCINASCVSPGTCSCIFGYLPLNDTICTPKCDDCIHGDCVAPNECRCHIGYVLESGKCVPKCDGCNNGRCTAPNTCVCDEGYTLSNGTCKPVCNPECVNAMCVGPNQCRCFEGFRSSNSSTCERHCDNCEHGKCLEGNYCFCNEGYSLVNGVCTPSCSLPCVNARCAAPNTCECLKGFKRNETSPNNCFKACICDNGRCIDNKCICDEGYEMSDGNCTEIRPVECKTCEGECSDGICWCKNGKPCYQLEEPAEVGTPTKLAGLELGWLLGGGVGLALLTLVIIVMGHIWRKRREYGVKETETGGQEIGSVVYTVPDTLLTRRPGSIVNVYGENEDDNEGVNEPLRPTDDAL; encoded by the exons ATgtgcttaaaattaattgtgattttCATGTTGAGTTGTGATATATTTGTTGAAAGTTTAAAAGCCGGCTCGCCCGGAGTGTGTGTTGTTAAATCAAg tGCGCGCAAGACACGAGTAAAGCCGATACAAGTCGCTATTAACAAATGGTGTGGGAAGAAGAAATGTGTCGTGAGAAGGACTAAGTTAGAG ACATACGTAGCGTTGAGGACACAAACCGTATGCTGCAGCGGTTGGCAATATAACGAAAACAACTCCTGTGCACCCTTCTGCAGTACCGGCTGCAATGGCGGCCGCTGCACTGCTCCCGACACCTGCACTTGTGATCCTCCAGCTGTCAGCCACCCTGAGCACAAGAACACTTGTATAACCCCTCAATGTAACCCTCCCTGTGTTAATGGCCAGTGTATCAATGATACATGTGTTTGCCAAGATAACTATGAGAAGTTAAACGAAACTCATTGTTACCACTGTGAGTCAGGGTTCAGTTTAGCAGCAAATTTTACATGTGTGAAGTGCCAGTGTGAGAATGGTAGCTGTGTTAATAATACTTGCGTTTGTGATACGGGTTTTGTCTTGAAGGACAATCATTGTGAACCCATTTGTGAAGGCTGCAACGGAAGATGTATACGCCCAAACGTTTGCCGATGCCATGACGGGTATACATATGCAAAAGGCAAGTGTGAGCCAATTTGTAATAACTGTAACGGAACATGTGTTGGCCCCAATGTGTGCCAATGTTTTGATGGGTATATCAATGTGGGAGGCCGATGCGTACCTCAGTGTAGTTGTGAAAAGTGTCTAGCCccaaatgtatgtaattgtTCCGATGGTTATAGAAGCGATAATGGAACTTGTGTGCCTATATGTACCGAGTGCGTCAATGGATATTGTTCAGCCCCCGATATATGTTCGTGTAACGAAGGATTTATGAAGAGTAGTGACGGTGTGTGCCAGGCGTGCTCAGAAGTTTGTACTTGCAATGCTAATGGGGAGTGCCTTGAGGAAATATGTCAATT GTATGGGAAAAGAGTtagt AAAACAGTATGTTGCTTAGGATATACATATGATAGTAGCAGTAATTCCTGCCGTGCAAAATGCGATAAAGGCTGTAACAATGGAACGTGTGTCACACCAAACAACTGCGTCTGCCCGCCACCTTTAGTCCTTCTCAATGGGAAAGAATGCGTTAGTCCTATTTGCGACCAACCCTGTACCCATGGACAATGTACTGCACGGAATGTCTGTACTTGCGACATTGGGTATGCTCCCGTCGATCAGTTTACATGCAAACCAGTTTGTGACCCAGCTTGTGAAAATGGAAGATGTGTCGCTCCAAATACATGCACCTGTTCCGTCGGTTACACATTAATCAACAAAACTTGCCAACCTGTATGTGACGAATGTGATAATGGCGAATGTGTCGCTCCAAACCTTTGTAAATGTAATCCAGGATATACGAAACAAAACAGCATCTGCCTGCCTGATTGCCAGCGTCCTTGCGTAAATGGATTTTGCTCTGGACCTGATAAGTGCACCTGTACTGCCGGCTTTGCTGTTGATCCAGTGGATAGATTTAATTGCCAGCCCATCTGCGAAACACCGTGCATCAACGCTTCCTGCGTTTCTCCCGGCACGTGTTCTTGTATCTTTGGATATTTGCCGCTTAATGATACTATCTGTACACCAAAATGTGACGACTGTATACACGGAGATTGCGTAGCTCCAAACGAATGTAGATGTCATATAGGCTATGTTTTAGAGAGCGGTAAGTGTGTGCCGAAATGTGACGGTTGTAATAATGGCCGTTGCACAGCTCCGAACACCTGTGTTTGTGATGAAGGATACACCCTTTCTAATGGTACTTGCAAGCCAGTATGCAATCCGGAATGTGTTAATGCAATGTGTGTTGGACCAAATCAATGCAGGTGTTTTGAAGGTTTCCGAAGTAGCAATAGTTCAACTTGTGAAAGGCACTGTGATAACTGTGAACATGGAAAATGCTTGGAAGGGAATTATTGCTTTTGCAACGAGGGTTACAGTTTGGTGAATGGGGTCTGCACTCCAAGCTGTTCTTTGCCTTGCGTAAATGCAAGATGTGCGGCACCAAATACATGCGAATGTCTGAAAGGCTTTAAACGAAATGAGACATCACCTAATAACTGTTTCAAAGCCTGCATCTGTGATAACGGGAGATGTATAgacaataaatgtatttgtgaTGAGGGCTACGAGATGTCGGATGGCAATTGCACTGAGATTAGGCC AGTGGAATGTAAAACTTGCGAGGGAGAGTGTTCAGATGGCATATGTTGGTGCAAGAATGGCAAGCCATGTTACCAATTGGAAGAACCAGCTGAAGTTGGAACTCCTACAAA ATTGGCAGGTCTGGAGTTGGGTTGGCTCCTTGGTGGAGGTGTGGGGTTGGCATTACTGACATTGGTAATAATAGTGATGGGTCACATTTGGCGAAAGCGACGAGAATACGGCGTAAAGGAAACTGAAACAG GTGGCCAGGAAATCGGCAGCGTTGTATACACGGTACCCGATACGTTGCTAACGAGACGACCGGGAAGTATCGTAAACGTCTATGGCGAAAACGAAGATGACAACGAAGGTGTGAACGAACCTTTACGACCGACGGACGACGCTTTATAG
- the LOC111004090 gene encoding tenascin isoform X2, with product MSYLISMEILWLFVVLIFQFTASGLKLGEPNVCQYGKRVSKTVCCLGYTYDSSSNSCRAKCDKGCNNGTCVTPNNCVCPPPLVLLNGKECVSPICDQPCTHGQCTARNVCTCDIGYAPVDQFTCKPVCDPACENGRCVAPNTCTCSVGYTLINKTCQPVCDECDNGECVAPNLCKCNPGYTKQNSICLPDCQRPCVNGFCSGPDKCTCTAGFAVDPVDRFNCQPICETPCINASCVSPGTCSCIFGYLPLNDTICTPKCDDCIHGDCVAPNECRCHIGYVLESGKCVPKCDGCNNGRCTAPNTCVCDEGYTLSNGTCKPVCNPECVNAMCVGPNQCRCFEGFRSSNSSTCERHCDNCEHGKCLEGNYCFCNEGYSLVNGVCTPSCSLPCVNARCAAPNTCECLKGFKRNETSPNNCFKACICDNGRCIDNKCICDEGYEMSDGNCTEIRPVECKTCEGECSDGICWCKNGKPCYQLEEPAEVGTPTKLAGLELGWLLGGGVGLALLTLVIIVMGHIWRKRREYGVKETETGGQEIGSVVYTVPDTLLTRRPGSIVNVYGENEDDNEGVNEPLRPTDDAL from the exons ATGTCATATCTTATCAGTATGGAAATACTGTGGTTGTTTGTTGTGttgatatttcaatttacGGCGAGTGGTTTAAAACTTGGTGAGCCAAATGTGTGCca GTATGGGAAAAGAGTtagt AAAACAGTATGTTGCTTAGGATATACATATGATAGTAGCAGTAATTCCTGCCGTGCAAAATGCGATAAAGGCTGTAACAATGGAACGTGTGTCACACCAAACAACTGCGTCTGCCCGCCACCTTTAGTCCTTCTCAATGGGAAAGAATGCGTTAGTCCTATTTGCGACCAACCCTGTACCCATGGACAATGTACTGCACGGAATGTCTGTACTTGCGACATTGGGTATGCTCCCGTCGATCAGTTTACATGCAAACCAGTTTGTGACCCAGCTTGTGAAAATGGAAGATGTGTCGCTCCAAATACATGCACCTGTTCCGTCGGTTACACATTAATCAACAAAACTTGCCAACCTGTATGTGACGAATGTGATAATGGCGAATGTGTCGCTCCAAACCTTTGTAAATGTAATCCAGGATATACGAAACAAAACAGCATCTGCCTGCCTGATTGCCAGCGTCCTTGCGTAAATGGATTTTGCTCTGGACCTGATAAGTGCACCTGTACTGCCGGCTTTGCTGTTGATCCAGTGGATAGATTTAATTGCCAGCCCATCTGCGAAACACCGTGCATCAACGCTTCCTGCGTTTCTCCCGGCACGTGTTCTTGTATCTTTGGATATTTGCCGCTTAATGATACTATCTGTACACCAAAATGTGACGACTGTATACACGGAGATTGCGTAGCTCCAAACGAATGTAGATGTCATATAGGCTATGTTTTAGAGAGCGGTAAGTGTGTGCCGAAATGTGACGGTTGTAATAATGGCCGTTGCACAGCTCCGAACACCTGTGTTTGTGATGAAGGATACACCCTTTCTAATGGTACTTGCAAGCCAGTATGCAATCCGGAATGTGTTAATGCAATGTGTGTTGGACCAAATCAATGCAGGTGTTTTGAAGGTTTCCGAAGTAGCAATAGTTCAACTTGTGAAAGGCACTGTGATAACTGTGAACATGGAAAATGCTTGGAAGGGAATTATTGCTTTTGCAACGAGGGTTACAGTTTGGTGAATGGGGTCTGCACTCCAAGCTGTTCTTTGCCTTGCGTAAATGCAAGATGTGCGGCACCAAATACATGCGAATGTCTGAAAGGCTTTAAACGAAATGAGACATCACCTAATAACTGTTTCAAAGCCTGCATCTGTGATAACGGGAGATGTATAgacaataaatgtatttgtgaTGAGGGCTACGAGATGTCGGATGGCAATTGCACTGAGATTAGGCC AGTGGAATGTAAAACTTGCGAGGGAGAGTGTTCAGATGGCATATGTTGGTGCAAGAATGGCAAGCCATGTTACCAATTGGAAGAACCAGCTGAAGTTGGAACTCCTACAAA ATTGGCAGGTCTGGAGTTGGGTTGGCTCCTTGGTGGAGGTGTGGGGTTGGCATTACTGACATTGGTAATAATAGTGATGGGTCACATTTGGCGAAAGCGACGAGAATACGGCGTAAAGGAAACTGAAACAG GTGGCCAGGAAATCGGCAGCGTTGTATACACGGTACCCGATACGTTGCTAACGAGACGACCGGGAAGTATCGTAAACGTCTATGGCGAAAACGAAGATGACAACGAAGGTGTGAACGAACCTTTACGACCGACGGACGACGCTTTATAG
- the LOC123689887 gene encoding von Willebrand factor D and EGF domain-containing protein-like, with translation MRYLISMEILWLFVGLIFQFTASGLKLGDPNVCQYGKRRISVCCLGYKYDSSSNSCRAKCDKGCNNGTCVTPNNCVCPPPLVLLNGKECVSPICDQPCTHGQCTARNVCTCDIGYAPVDQFTCKPVCDPACENGRCVAPNTCTCSVGYTLINKTCQPVCDECDNGECVAPNLCKCNPGYTKQNSICLPDCQRPCVNGFCSGPDRCTCTAGFAVDPVDRFNCQPICETPCINASCVSPGTCSCIFGYLPLNDTICTPKCDDCIHGDCVAPNECRCHIGYVLESGKCVPKCDGCSNGRCTAPNTCVCDEGYSPSYGTCKPVCNPECVNAMCVGPNQCRCFEGFRRSNSSTCKSHCDNCENGKCLEGSYCFCNEGYSLVNGVCTPSCSLPCVNARCAAPNTCECLEGFKRNETSPNSCFKACICDNGRCIDNKCICDEGYEMSDGNWTELRPVECKTCEGECSDDICYTSHVTN, from the exons ATGCGATATCTTATCAGTATGGAAATACTGTGGTTGTTTGTTGGGttgatatttcaatttacGGCGAGTGGTTTGAAACTTGGTGACCCAAATGTGTGcca GTATGGGAAAAGACGt ATATCAGTATGTTGCTTAGGATATAAATATGATAGTAGCAGTAATTCCTGCCGTGCAAAATGCGATAAAGGCTGTAACAATGGAACGTGTGTCACACCAAACAACTGCGTCTGCCCGCCACCTTTAGTCCTTCTCAATGGGAAAGAATGCGTTAGTCCTATTTGCGACCAACCCTGTACCCATGGACAATGTACTGCACGGAATGTCTGTACTTGCGACATTGGGTATGCTCCCGTCGATCAGTTTACATGCAAACCAGTTTGTGACCCAGCTTGTGAAAATGGAAGATGTGTCGCTCCAAATACATGCACCTGTTCCGTCGGTTACACATTAATCAACAAAACTTGCCAACCTGTATGTGACGAATGTGATAATGGCGAATGTGTCGCTCCAAACCTTTGTAAATGTAATCCAGGATATACGAAACAAAACAGCATCTGCCTGCCTGATTGCCAGCGTCCTTGCGTAAATGGATTTTGCTCTGGACCTGATAGGTGCACCTGTACTGCCGGCTTTGCTGTTGATCCAGTGGATAGATTTAATTGCCAGCCCATCTGCGAAACACCGTGCATCAACGCTTCCTGCGTTTCTCCCGGCACGTGTTCTTGTATCTTTGGATATTTGCCGCTTAATGATACTATCTGTACACCAAAATGTGACGACTGTATACACGGAGATTGCGTAGCTCCAAACGAATGTAGATGTCATATAGGCTATGTTTTAGAGAGCGGTAAGTGTGTGCCGAAATGTGACGGTTGTAGTAATGGCCGTTGCACAGCTCCGAACACCTGTGTTTGCGATGAAGGATACAGCCCTTCATATGGCACGTGCAAGCCAGTATGCAATCCGGAATGTGTTAATGCAATGTGTGTTGGACCAAATCAATGCAGGTGTTTTGAAGGTTTCCGAAGGAGCAATAGTTCAACTTGTAAAAGTCACTGTGATAACTGTGAAAATGGAAAATGCTTGGAAGGGAGTTATTGCTTTTGCAACGAGGGTTACAGTTTGGTGAATGGGGTCTGCACTCCAAGCTGTTCTTTGCCTTGCGTAAATGCAAGATGTGCGGCACCAAATACATGCGAATGTCTGGAAGGCTTTAAACGAAATGAGACTTCACCTAATAGCTGTTTCAAAGCCTGCATCTGTGATAACGGGAGATGTATAgacaataaatgtatttgtgaTGAGGGCTACGAGATGTCGGATGGCAATTGGACTGAGCTAAGGCC